One window from the genome of Canis aureus isolate CA01 chromosome 18, VMU_Caureus_v.1.0, whole genome shotgun sequence encodes:
- the IL6 gene encoding interleukin-6 → MRLEMSEAHSALEPTRNERELHLPSRTPAMNSLSTSAFSLGLLLVMATAFPTPGPLAGDSKDDATSNSLPLTSANKVEELIKYILGKISALRKEMCDKFNKCEDSKEALAENNLHLPKLEGKDGCFQSGFNQETCLTRITTGLVEFQLHLNILQNNYEGDKENVKSVHMSTKILVQMLKSKVKNQDEVTTPDPTTDASLQAILQSQDEWLKHTTIHLILRSLEDFLQFSLRAVRIM, encoded by the exons ATGAGACTGGAGATGTCTGAGGCTCATTCTGCCCTCGAGCCCACCAGGAACGAAAGAGAGCTCCatctgccctccaggaccccagCTATGAACTCCCTCTCCACAA GCGCCTTCTCCCTGGGGCTGCTCCTGGTGATGGCTACTGCTTTCCCTACCCCGGGACCCCTGGCAGGAGATTCCAAGGATGATGCCACTTCAAATAGTCTACCACTCACCTCTGCAAACAAAGTGGAAGAACTGATTAAGTACATCCTCGGCAAAATCTCTGCACTGAGAAAGGAG ATGTGTGACAAGTTTAACAAGTGTGAAGACAGCAAAGAGGCACTGGCAGAAAATAACCTACATCTTCCCAAACTGGAGGGAAAAGATGGATGCTTCCAATCTGGGTTTAATCAG GAGACCTGCTTGACAAGAATCACTACCGGTCTTGTGGAGTTTCAGCTACACCTGAATATCCTCCAGAACAACTATGAGGGTGATAAGGAAAATGTCAAGTCTGTGCACATGAGTACCAAGATCCTGGTCCAGATGCTAAAGAGCAAG gtAAAGAATCAGGATGAAGTGACCACTCCTGACCCAACCACAGACGCCAGCCTGCAGGCTATCTTGCAGTCGCAGGATGAGTGGCTGAAGCACACAACAATTCACCTCATCCTGCGGAGTCTGGAGGATTTCCTGCAGTTCAGTCTGAGGGCTGTTCGGATAATGTAG